The following is a genomic window from Phycisphaeraceae bacterium.
CCTGTCAACGTCAGTCATTGATTTCCGCGCCGTCCCGCCGCCTGGATCGCGCTGCGTCGCATCGACCGTCCTGCTCATCTAAATCTCCGCGGTCAGCCCCATCGGTCAAGACGGCAACAGGCCGCTGACCCCGCTCTTTTTTTCCTGGCTACACCTGCGGAGAAATCTGCCGATGCAATCGAAGTTGATCTCTGTTCTTGCGCTGAGCGCGCTGGGCGTCTCAGTCGGCTGCCAGCCCAAACCGCACTGGCCTGAACCGGAGCGTCACACCGCCCTCGCCGCGGGACTGGATGAGCCGATTGCGATTCGTGTCGTCGGCTCGCCGGTGGATGAAGCGGAGCCTGACCCTTCCGCGATCACTCCCGCCGAAGCGATACGGCTGGCGTTGACGAGTCACCCGGAGATTCAGGCCGCCATCGCGCGCGTGCGGATGGCGCAGGCCGAGGCGCATCAGGAGCGACTGCTGCCGAATCCCGTTCTGGATGTCGCGCTGCGATTCGCGGAGACGGGTGGAACCCCGGTCGTGGAGGCGGGCTTGTCCGCCGAGTTACTCAGCCTGCTGCAAAAGCCGGGACGGGTACGGGCCGCGGATCATCGGCTCCGCGTCGCAGCGACCGAAGCGGTGACGGTCGCGCTGGATGTGCTGGCGCAGGTGCAGGAATGCTACGCGGGCATTCAAACGCTCGACTCGCTGATCCCTGTCCTTGAGGAGCGGCGCGGGTTGACCGGGCGGCTGTTAACTATCGCCGACTCACGGCTCAAGGCCGGTGAAGGTACTCGACTCGATGTTACGACACTTCGTGCGCAGGAAGCTGAGCTTTCGATTGAACTCATCTCGCTGGAGCAGGAGCGTCGAGAGCTGCGACTTCAACTGGCGCGATTGATCGGCCAACCCACATCAAAGGCGGTTTGGGAGCTGGCTCACTGGGCTGTTCCCGTCCCGCAAACACTGGACGAATCCGCATGGATCGCCGCAGCTCTGGAGCACCGCCCGGAAATTCAGACACGGATGGCGGAGCTGTCCGCTCTGGATGTCGAGGCACGGCTGGCGCGATGGATACTGACCGAGGGCACGGAAGCCGGCATCGAGTCGGAACGCGACGACCACGTCTGGTCCGCCGGGCCGTCGATCCGTGTGCCTCTGCCCGTGTTCGACTGGGGTCAGG
Proteins encoded in this region:
- a CDS encoding TolC family protein, translated to MQSKLISVLALSALGVSVGCQPKPHWPEPERHTALAAGLDEPIAIRVVGSPVDEAEPDPSAITPAEAIRLALTSHPEIQAAIARVRMAQAEAHQERLLPNPVLDVALRFAETGGTPVVEAGLSAELLSLLQKPGRVRAADHRLRVAATEAVTVALDVLAQVQECYAGIQTLDSLIPVLEERRGLTGRLLTIADSRLKAGEGTRLDVTTLRAQEAELSIELISLEQERRELRLQLARLIGQPTSKAVWELAHWAVPVPQTLDESAWIAAALEHRPEIQTRMAELSALDVEARLARWILTEGTEAGIESERDDHVWSAGPSIRVPLPVFDWGQARRELADARRIEAAHQLVQLKRQAVEDVRRALAGYQSSSEAARRVREELLPLVEQRGREAEAIYRAGQDDILMVILAQQELRAGQIKLIELERRAVEAFIRLQRAVGGPAHLPAASPIVTPKNLQTAPTSAPTTQPLP